The Ahaetulla prasina isolate Xishuangbanna chromosome 7, ASM2864084v1, whole genome shotgun sequence genome segment agaactctgacagaactttggcaaagctgcagaggctttgtggccacgcttgatacagacttccccgacccggccgtcagaggaggagtgggacacgacacctgtgAAGGCCATTGATGGTATTGACTCATGCCACTATAAATGTACAGTTAAGACTACCGCAACACacactctatggcaggggtctccaaccttggcaactttaagacttgtgggcttcaactcccagaattcctcagccagctttgctgggagttgaagtccacaagtcttaaaagttgccaaggttggagacccctgctctatggtacTGCCTTTAAAGCTGCAGTTAGACAAATAGCGATGACAAGGATAAGCTGTGTAACACCAGGGTGGCAGTCATTGCATCGATAGCCATAATTTCCAGGCCAGATTTAAAGTGCTGGTGTTAAGCCATCAACTTCCAACCCAGGCCACCCCTTTCAACTAGAACCAGTCCTTCGAGTCCCTCACCCACAACAgcgtgggggtaatgtgactgagacAGTTTTTTCAGTAGGGACCTAATGATGTGAACAACCTATGTCAGTGACGGCTAACCGccttgagtccctagggagatagggcggtatataaatgcgaaaaaataaaataaataaataaataaataaataaataacctttttCTCGTGTGCTGAAAGCATTTGTGCGTGTGCAACAGCGCAAATGtatgccggcacccataatgcaatgtgccctcctgcacatgcgcacacgacCCCCCCCACACTCCCCTGCGCATGTGAACGTGCCCCCCCCGTGCTCCTCCgctcccccacacatgcgcacacgACACCCCgacccccattttgggcctagcaggcctcctatgcccaaaaacgggccatgggggagCACTGCACCCCCACGCTCCCCTCTGTGCCTGTGTGCGCGTCTCCCGCATGCGCACCGCCCCCCCCCACGcatcccgaaaatcagctggccagcaggaggtttgtgcatgcatgtgcggtggagctcATCTGGGGACAGCTCATGTACCCGCAGAGAGGGCTGTGTGAGCCAGCTGTGGCACGTGCCATAGctttgccatcacggacctatggAGTGAGGAACACTTGACCCAAGTTTTCTGATCTTTTGTAAAGGCAGTTCAAATTATCATGTTTGGACagcttttaaactttttttttttttttggtttggacTATTTCATTTAGGCAGTAGTTTCAATGTAATGAATTAAATATTGTGTTGTGGGTGTCTTGGCATTTTCTTTTGTTAATgtgcctgtgcattttatttacagggctgtaaactattttattttatttatttatttatttatatttctagaccgcccttctcccgaaagactcagggcggtttacagccatataaaaaacaatattacaaacattaaaataatttaaaatgaaatatttaaatttaagctaactccatttaaaacccatttaaaattcccaattaaaactatcaggccagtcctgcgcgatgaaacagccatgttttcagcttgcgtcgttaagagggatgcagtggcttagtggctaagacgctgagcttgtcgatcgaaagttcggcagttcaacagttcgaatccgtagtgctgcgtaatgggataagctcccgttacttgtcccagcttctgccaacctagcagtttgaaagcacgcaaaaaatgcaagtagaaaaatagggaccgcctttggtgggaaggtaacagcgttccgtgcgcctttggagtttagtcatgccggccacatgaccatggagacgactccggacagcgctggctcttcggctttgaaacagagatgagcaccgccccctaaagtcgggaatgactaacatgtatgtgcgaggggaacctttacctttaaactctTTTATCCATTGGATGCCCTATCATATGTAACACAAATAAATTAAGATGACATTGATAACAATCTTCTctggtttcttttatttaaaaaacaaaccactCTGAACACAGGCTCTCAACCAATCAGTAGCAagcacattatttatttaaattagttttacAAATTTCACTTGATTGGTGAAAGACGTGTGGATGTACTGAGAATCATTTAAAAATAGTAGCTGCTATAAATCAATCAAATTCTATTACATTtggaacaactttttaaaaattaaaacctatctttctctttctttctttctttctttctttctttctttctttctttctttctttctttctttttctttcctctgtctttttttcttttttagcctaTAGACACATTTTAACTTTTGAAGAGCAGGGTTTCGTTTTAAGGAATTGTTTGGAAGCCGTGAAAATGGTTTTTAGCTTGATGAGAAAGGTGGATTTTCTAATATTGATTGCCATTAAGACAGTTTCCTAATTCAGAAATTTATCAAGGCAGTAACAAGGCAGAAAGAATGTGTTTAAATGACACTTTCCCCTCAACGTGAACGCTAGGGACCTTTTCACACATGCATGTATGCTGGCTGAAACACCGATTTTTCAAATATCAATGATCGCTGATTAAGCACCACATAAAACTATTTTCAAGCCCCCAAATACTCACTTTTAAGCTTAAAGTTGTACACTTTAAGTACAATGGAGTTCTGTAAATAAGCAAGACTCAAGTTCATCGTGCTTAATTTATCTCATTGCTTTCATTGTGTCATGAGGTAACTCATTTTATCTGTAATCCATCATGGTAGCTTGCCGTGAAGTCAGTTCATATGGTTAACTGTTTGAGGTCTAGCAATATCCCAGAACTTGCTTTTCCAAGTGTCCAAGCTGAGATTCCCTCCTCCTTTGTAGTGGTTGGAGCCCAAAATAAATTAACTACCTTATTAGTGGCGGTATCCTGTGCTCCCAAATCCTGCTCTTTCTGAAATAGGTTAGATCCAACTTGCCAAGGTTCAGATCTTCTTGTACATTCAATCTCTGGCTAGGACACCATGAGGTAAGAGTAAAAACACCCCAAAACCCTGTCCTTACTTAATTCCTGGAAAGGGGAACCATATAAGACAACTCTCAGTTCTTGAGTAAATGAAAGGAGAAGTTCGGAAGTTAACCCAAGAAGCTGTGAAACCCCTCATGCTCTCTTCCAATACCATCCAATCAAGAGGAGAATTGGGTTTCCACTTATTTCTAGTCCACCTGGTCCTCAAAGATGTTTGACATTCTTTGCATTCCTACTCAACCATTTCGATAAGGGTAAACTAGAATCTTCCACCCACCGAGACCTGACAGTGGGGACTCCATGATTACTGTGACTCTTCTACATGTCCCAGGAACACAATTTGCCTTCTCCTTTGAGAGAAGCGTAACATGGCAAGGGGCAAGAGGGCCCTTCTGAAAACCGGCCATGGCTGGGACAACACAGGCAAAcgagaggacttcaacttccttcTCCAGCGAAGTTGATTACTTGCACGTGAGTGACTAAAAACATGCATGTGCGTACATATAAGTCTGTACACACCTCACCTAATCCAAATTCTTCACTCACCAACACCTGTGCCTCACTTGAGTGCCAAAAGCTGCCTATTTCTGTCCCCCTAAAATCCACTGGGATTTTGGGGAAGTTGTCCACGTTCTACTCTACACCAAGAGAGCGTAACTGGCAACCGATCTCCTGCTTCTTCTACTTAGCTCTGGTTGGCTGACTCCTGCAGGAAAGGAGAAATCTGAGGAAGGAGATACCAGGCAGTGAGCTGAACGTAACAAACTGGAAAaacactggggaaaaaagacaACGATGGGAGGCAAATCACATCCCtagaaggaggaggtggtggcACCTATGAAGGACATTAAGGGAGGCTGAATGTCAGACAGTATCTCAGGCTTGTTATCCTTTGTGGTTCAGTTCAACATGGATGCCTAACCTAAGCTCCATCGCTACCCCTACCTCAGCCTGGTCATGGCTGGACCTCGGTGTGACTTTATGAACCTAGCCTAAACAGATGCAATCTGACCACAAGGATTCAGTGGCCAACCACCATTTTCCCAAGCCAGGATTATCCACATTTCTCTGAGGTGAGGTCATCCTCTTTAATCTGACTTGGAAGAGTAGGCAGAGCTCTtaactccaacccacacaaagctGGTGGACTTGCAAAGCACAACTCCTTCAGACCACGCTTTGCCTGCTCACATCCATATTGTATCCCGGGGAGCCAGAGCAGTTTTGGCCAAAATCAATGAAGATTCCATCGGAATCGGAATCGATCGATTCTAAAATCTGGTCCACTATGTTCTcagggctggctgtgggagcaaTGGCGAGCAAGTCCGAATCCCGACCTAAGTCAAATGCCCTGGTCTGGTCCTCTGTGGGATAGAAGAGTCCTTTGGATTGATCAGACATGCATTGCATCGAACCGGCCGAAATCCTCTCCTGTTCTCCTGCCGGCGGGATCTTCATGGTGAGCATGGAGCTCTTGGATCCATTGTCTGTGATGGTCGTGAGATTGGAGTAGCCCGGCATCTCGCCGCAGGTCATTTCTGATACCGAGTGTCGTCGGATGCTCGAGCTGTTGGCAGTGGCGCCTTCGGTCTCATACTCGGCTACGGGAGTCAACAAAGGATTGTTGTAACTTCTGGATCTCACCACCGGATTCTTAGCAAGAATATCCCCCGATTTAGAGCGCCGGAAGAAGCGTTTTTCTGTTAACAAACACAGAGGACAATTAAAATCTTCACACTTGTCCCTACCATGATAACTAACCCATCGCAGGAGGTCTGTGcccacgtatttggacggtgacTTCAAATCAGTATGTGAATTTCCTTTTCTTACAtttgtctctattttttttttcttgattgttCAACTCCCCCGTGTCTGTTTGTACGACTGTCTCCCTTGGACATGAATCAAAAGAGCCTAATTGAAAGGATGTGTCCTGTTATCTTTGCGTCCCAGAACCTCTGTAGAACAGTACTGTCTACATTCCAAGCCCTTTATTAAGTTTTGTCTTCTTCAAATAGAAGCTTGGTGTTGCTGTCTATTAGAGCAGGGATCATTGACTTGACTTTCTTATTAGTTCACTTGTATACTTtaccccaggggtctccaaccttggcaattttaagcctggaggacttcaactcccaaaattccctattTTGGGAGTTTTACCCTATTCTTCCATGAAGGAACACATCATTTGGGGTAATTTCCAATCCAGGAACGTGTCAAGAATTCTTTCAGGTTGGCCACGAGATGGCACTAGCTTAATACTGTACTTTTCCTGGAACAAAGTTGAATTTTTGGTGGTTGAAATGTTTGCaaaaggatgtaacaacagaccaTGCAGCTAAAGAGTTAATGGAGAGACATTTTGgcttgcttctcttttatgttctCCCATGTAGCCACCTTTTTCTCCCTACCTCATGCAAACTACATTAAGAATGTGTAGATTTGTATTTGTCTATCTCCTTTGAGAATCCCTGAGCAAAAAGATAAAATTACCCCAGGAAAGAGATgggtattcattcatttatttttttgacGCCTCTTTTATTCCATACTCCCTCCTCCTGTCTTTTCCTCAAACAATAGCCTTGTGAGACGGGTTGATCTAAAAGAGAGCGACTAACCCAAAATCAGACAGGGAATTTTTGTggctgatgatgatgattagaaTCTGAGTTTCCCTACTCCTAGTCCATCCTTTCTCTGCCCCACTCTGATTCTTGGACTGAGAGGGAAAGATTAACCCAAAATCACCAGGGTGCAGGCgtggactgctgggggttcgcaggggttcgagagaacctctagctaagattctatgcagttcagagaacctccaaatcccactcctggctggccccgcccaccttgcccctcccaggagGCCCCAtgaggcctgttttggatgcaggtaagtgcagggcacacacggagGCTACTGGAAGTTTGGTTTTTGCCCtccgggcctccggagcctggggacgccgttttcaccctcccggaggctcaaggaaagcaaaAAGGCTCCcctcaccatggtgcaggaggctgactaggccacgcccaccatggccatgcccacccagcaaccaggcagagaaccccttgctaaaatttttgaagcccacccctgccaggGAACCTCTGTCCCTAAGTAGGGATGAGAATCTGGGTCTTCCTGCTCCTAATTCAGTATCTTTACCACTGGATCTTgggctgggagagagagagagagatcctggATCAAAACCACAGAGAAATTTTACAGGGCCGAAAGAGGATTGGAGCAACGAGATCTGGGTCCAATCCTCTTTTGGCCCTCTAAAATTTCTGtgtgactttttttattttatttacatttatatcccgcccttctccgaagactcagggcggcttacagtgtataaaacTTTGATCTCCTGGCTGCTAATCCAACTCTTTCACCACTCTGAATTCTCCCTCTTCCACTTGGAAAGCCTACTCGGTCAATTCTACAGTCCACCATCCTCCCTGGGCAGAACTTCTACACTCCAGGCACTGCAAAGCGATTCTCACATGCTTCACAACTTTGAAACATAAAGAAGAAGCAAGTGTACCGAATCAGGAAGTAGTTTTCAGGACGTTTTCTGATCTATGTTAAGTACCTGATAAGAAAGCTACTAACTCTGAAGCCGGTTGACCTATTCATTCCGTAACAAGCCTTGGGAGACGACCCTGGTTAAGAATTGGGTGTCATATATACAGGCTGTCAGGTTACACagaattaataaattattttctgtACGTTTATCACTGTGCCGTTTAATTTTTATGGTCCTTATTTTCAGCTGTAGAGGAATCTACCACTGGTGGCGGGGAGTCACACAGATAAAGAGGACATGCTATCATTGGCCAAGCTCTGGAAGTATTACCTAAAATGCAGGAAGAGTGAGTGAGAGCGCCATCACTGGAGTACAAACCGTATGTCCCCAAGTAAGGGGAAACAACCTTCTGTAAGAGAGTTTCCAACTTCAAGTAATCTTCAGTAACTCCTTTTGATTCATGAACACCCTGAAAAACCAAAAGGAGAACAcggcttcaattttttttaaccgCAATCAGTATAACCTGTTGGATTGACATGAATGAGAAGTGCAGggttggagatagatagatagatagatagatagatagatagatagatagatagatagatagatagatagatagatagatagatagaattctttattggccaagtgtgattggacatacaaggaatttgtctttggtgcatatgctctcagtgtacataaaaaaacaagataacatttgtcaagaatcataaggtacaacacgtaatgatagttgtagggtacaaataaacagtcgaatcatactaggaaacaatataaatggtaaggatacagcaacaagttagtgTCATACAGTTGTAAatcgaaggagatgggtgatgggaatgatgagaaggttcatagtagtgcagatttagtgaatagtttgacagtgttgagggaattatttgtttagcagagtgatggcattcaggaaaaaactgtccttgtgtctagttgctctggtgtgcagtgctctgtagtatcgttttgagggtaggagttgaaacagtttatgtccaggatgtgaggggtctgtaaatattttcgcagccctcttcttgactcatgcagtatacaggtcctcaatggaaggcaggttgtagtaattgttttttctgcagttctaattatcctctgaagtctgtgtctgtcttgctggaacCAGACAGTTTGTTAGATGATCCATGTTGTGCAAATGTAGCCATAAAGACCCGGTACCTTGACAATACAAATACAGATGGTATACTCGGATAGCAAAGGCAAAAATTGTGTCCACCTTGAGTATCTTGTGGGATAAAAAAGAGGCAGATAGTCTTCTTGTCCTGAACGTTCATTTTTGGTTCTAAACTTGCAAGGAGTTTTTGATTCTAAACTTGCAAGGAGTGGCAGAACCACAGATTTGTGATTAACAAGC includes the following:
- the PRR5 gene encoding proline-rich protein 5 isoform X1: MRENPHYFAYFYSTSTAPLSRLKFMSSPSLSDLGKRDTAALDERGTQQQRACSNATWNSIQNGVIAVFQKKGLGDHDLYNLNEGVRQLLKTELGSFFTEYLQNQLLTKGMVILRDKIRFYEGQKLLDTLAETWDFFFSDVLPMLQAIFYPVQGKEPPVRQLALLHFRNIITLNIKLEDSLSRSRARIPPSIVQMLLILQGVHESKGVTEDYLKLETLLQKVVSPYLGTYGLYSSDGALTHSSCILEKRFFRRSKSGDILAKNPVVRSRSYNNPLLTPVAEYETEGATANSSSIRRHSVSEMTCGEMPGYSNLTTITDNGSKSSMLTMKIPPAGEQERISAGSMQCMSDQSKGLFYPTEDQTRAFDLGRDSDLLAIAPTASPENIVDQILESIDSDSDGIFIDFGQNCSGSPGYNMDVSRQSVV
- the PRR5 gene encoding proline-rich protein 5 isoform X2 — its product is MRTLRRLKFMSSPSLSDLGKRDTAALDERGTQQQRACSNATWNSIQNGVIAVFQKKGLGDHDLYNLNEGVRQLLKTELGSFFTEYLQNQLLTKGMVILRDKIRFYEGQKLLDTLAETWDFFFSDVLPMLQAIFYPVQGKEPPVRQLALLHFRNIITLNIKLEDSLSRSRARIPPSIVQMLLILQGVHESKGVTEDYLKLETLLQKVVSPYLGTYGLYSSDGALTHSSCILEKRFFRRSKSGDILAKNPVVRSRSYNNPLLTPVAEYETEGATANSSSIRRHSVSEMTCGEMPGYSNLTTITDNGSKSSMLTMKIPPAGEQERISAGSMQCMSDQSKGLFYPTEDQTRAFDLGRDSDLLAIAPTASPENIVDQILESIDSDSDGIFIDFGQNCSGSPGYNMDVSRQSVV
- the PRR5 gene encoding proline-rich protein 5 isoform X4 gives rise to the protein MSSPSLSDLGKRDTAALDERGTQQQRACSNATWNSIQNGVIAVFQKKGLGDHDLYNLNEGVRQLLKTELGSFFTEYLQNQLLTKGMVILRDKIRFYEGQKLLDTLAETWDFFFSDVLPMLQAIFYPVQGKEPPVRQLALLHFRNIITLNIKLEDSLSRSRARIPPSIVQMLLILQGVHESKGVTEDYLKLETLLQKVVSPYLGTYGLYSSDGALTHSSCILEKRFFRRSKSGDILAKNPVVRSRSYNNPLLTPVAEYETEGATANSSSIRRHSVSEMTCGEMPGYSNLTTITDNGSKSSMLTMKIPPAGEQERISAGSMQCMSDQSKGLFYPTEDQTRAFDLGRDSDLLAIAPTASPENIVDQILESIDSDSDGIFIDFGQNCSGSPGYNMDVSRQSVV
- the PRR5 gene encoding proline-rich protein 5 isoform X3, giving the protein MRENPHYFAYFYSTSTAPLSRLKFMSSPSLSDLGKRDTAALDERGTQQQRACSNATWNSIQNGVIAVFQKKGLGDHDLYNLNEGVRQLLKTELGSFFTEYLQNQLLTKGMVILRDKIRFYEGQKLLDTLAETWDFFFSDVLPMLQAIFYPVQGKEPPVRQLALLHFRNIITLNIKLEDSLSRSRARIPPSIVQMLLILQGVHESKGVTEDYLKLETLLQKVVSPYLGTYEKRFFRRSKSGDILAKNPVVRSRSYNNPLLTPVAEYETEGATANSSSIRRHSVSEMTCGEMPGYSNLTTITDNGSKSSMLTMKIPPAGEQERISAGSMQCMSDQSKGLFYPTEDQTRAFDLGRDSDLLAIAPTASPENIVDQILESIDSDSDGIFIDFGQNCSGSPGYNMDVSRQSVV